A part of Aurantimicrobium sp. MWH-Uga1 genomic DNA contains:
- the acnA gene encoding aconitate hydratase AcnA, with protein MSAVNSFGAKSTLEVSGKSYEIFRLDSVQGHDKLPYSLKVLLENLLRTEDGANVTAEQIKALGNWVPSAEPDTEIQFTPARVIMQDFTGVPCVVDLATMREAVTELGGDPTKINPLAPAELVIDHSVIADLYGTADALEQNVEIEYERNGERYQFLRWGQTAFDDFKVVPPGTGIVHQVNIEYLARVTMAREVAGILQAYPDTCVGTDSHTTMVNGLGVLGWGVGGIEAEAAMLGQPVSMLIPKVVGFKLSGSIPTGVTATDVVLTITEMLRKHGVVGKFVEFYGPGVSSVPLANRATIGNMSPEFGSTAAMFPVDDVTLDYLRLTGRSEEQVALVEAYSKAQGLWFDPSNEPNFSEYMELDLSTVVPSISGPKRPQDRIELSKAQKQFNEDVKNYTHGDAVKVSVDGGEEFELKNGAVTIAAITSCTNTSNPSVMLAAGLLARNAVKKGLKTKPWVKTTLSPGSKVVTDYYEKAGVTPYLDELGFYPVGYGCMTCIGNSGPLKEEISTAINHNDLAVTAVLSGNRNFEGRISPDVKMNYLASPPLVIAYALAGSMDFDFEKDALGTGSDGNPVFLKDIWPETAEVEKVIGESIDTAMFDHEYSSVFNGDERWRNLPTPTGATFDWDEKSTYVRKPPYFEGMKKETTPVTDIAGARVLATLGDSVTTDHISPAGNIKAGTPAAVYLDQHGVARADYNSYGSRRGNHEVMIRGTFANIRLKNQLLDGVEGGYTRDFTQPDGPQSFIYDASANYQAAGTPLVIFGGKEYGSGSSRDWAAKGTALLGVKAVITESFERIHRSNLIGMGVLPLQFPAGQSWQSLGLDGTEIVSISGVEELNKGVTPKTVRVTAAPSDNSPAGKETIEFDAVVRIDTPGEADYYRNGGILQYVLRSLVA; from the coding sequence GTGTCGGCAGTAAACAGCTTTGGAGCCAAGAGCACACTCGAGGTTTCTGGAAAGTCCTATGAGATTTTCCGCCTCGACTCCGTACAGGGTCATGACAAGTTGCCCTACAGCCTTAAGGTACTTCTTGAAAACCTTTTGCGTACTGAAGATGGCGCCAACGTTACAGCAGAGCAGATCAAGGCTTTAGGGAACTGGGTTCCCTCTGCTGAGCCAGACACAGAAATTCAATTCACCCCTGCACGCGTGATCATGCAGGACTTCACAGGTGTTCCTTGTGTTGTAGACCTTGCCACAATGCGCGAGGCAGTGACCGAGCTCGGTGGTGATCCAACCAAGATCAATCCTCTTGCACCTGCTGAACTGGTCATTGACCACTCGGTTATTGCAGACCTCTATGGAACAGCCGATGCTCTCGAGCAGAACGTTGAAATCGAATATGAGCGCAACGGTGAGCGTTACCAGTTCCTGCGCTGGGGTCAGACCGCGTTTGATGACTTTAAGGTTGTTCCCCCTGGAACAGGTATCGTCCATCAGGTCAACATTGAATACTTGGCTCGTGTCACTATGGCTCGTGAAGTTGCTGGCATTCTTCAGGCATACCCTGATACTTGCGTTGGTACTGACTCTCACACCACCATGGTCAACGGTTTGGGTGTTCTCGGCTGGGGTGTCGGCGGTATTGAGGCTGAGGCAGCTATGCTCGGTCAGCCCGTCTCCATGCTCATTCCTAAGGTTGTCGGTTTCAAGCTTTCAGGTTCCATTCCCACTGGTGTAACCGCTACCGACGTGGTGTTGACCATCACCGAAATGCTCCGTAAGCACGGTGTCGTTGGCAAATTCGTTGAATTCTACGGACCCGGTGTTTCCTCAGTTCCTTTGGCTAACCGAGCAACTATCGGAAACATGAGTCCTGAGTTCGGTTCTACCGCAGCAATGTTCCCCGTTGACGATGTCACTTTGGACTACCTGCGACTGACCGGCCGCTCTGAAGAGCAGGTTGCTCTTGTTGAGGCGTACTCTAAGGCTCAAGGGCTTTGGTTCGACCCTAGCAACGAGCCCAACTTCTCTGAGTACATGGAACTTGACCTCTCAACTGTAGTTCCCTCGATCTCGGGCCCCAAGCGTCCGCAGGACCGTATTGAACTCTCCAAGGCGCAGAAGCAGTTCAATGAGGACGTCAAGAACTACACCCACGGTGACGCTGTCAAAGTCAGCGTTGATGGGGGAGAAGAATTCGAGCTGAAGAATGGTGCTGTTACCATCGCAGCTATCACTTCCTGCACCAACACTTCAAACCCCTCGGTCATGCTTGCTGCTGGACTTCTCGCACGCAACGCGGTGAAGAAGGGCCTTAAGACCAAGCCTTGGGTGAAGACCACCCTGTCTCCTGGATCCAAGGTTGTCACCGACTACTACGAGAAAGCCGGTGTTACGCCGTATCTCGACGAGCTCGGGTTCTACCCTGTTGGTTATGGCTGCATGACATGCATTGGAAACTCAGGCCCGCTCAAAGAAGAGATTTCCACTGCCATTAACCACAACGACCTCGCTGTGACCGCTGTGCTTTCAGGTAACCGAAACTTTGAAGGTCGTATCAGCCCCGATGTGAAGATGAACTACCTGGCAAGCCCTCCCTTGGTCATTGCCTACGCACTAGCTGGTTCGATGGACTTCGACTTTGAAAAGGATGCTCTAGGAACTGGTTCTGATGGCAACCCCGTATTCCTCAAGGACATCTGGCCAGAGACTGCAGAGGTTGAAAAGGTTATTGGCGAGTCCATTGACACGGCCATGTTTGACCACGAGTACTCGTCTGTTTTCAACGGTGATGAGCGCTGGCGTAACCTCCCCACTCCAACCGGTGCGACCTTCGACTGGGATGAGAAGTCCACTTATGTGCGCAAACCTCCTTATTTCGAGGGAATGAAAAAGGAAACCACACCGGTTACCGACATTGCCGGAGCACGCGTTTTGGCAACCCTAGGCGACTCGGTTACCACTGACCACATTTCGCCTGCTGGAAACATTAAGGCTGGTACGCCAGCTGCTGTCTACCTCGACCAGCACGGTGTAGCTCGCGCTGATTACAACTCTTACGGCTCGCGCCGTGGAAACCACGAGGTGATGATTCGAGGAACATTCGCCAACATTCGTCTGAAGAACCAGCTTCTCGATGGTGTTGAAGGTGGTTACACTCGAGACTTTACTCAGCCCGATGGTCCTCAGTCCTTCATCTACGACGCCAGCGCCAACTACCAGGCAGCTGGAACTCCTCTTGTCATCTTCGGTGGCAAGGAATACGGTTCTGGTTCATCCCGAGACTGGGCTGCTAAGGGAACGGCTCTTCTGGGCGTGAAGGCGGTCATTACTGAGAGCTTCGAGCGTATTCACCGTTCAAACCTCATCGGCATGGGTGTCCTTCCTTTGCAGTTCCCTGCTGGGCAAAGCTGGCAATCTTTGGGCCTCGATGGAACTGAAATTGTGTCAATCAGTGGTGTTGAGGAACTCAATAAGGGCGTTACGCCTAAGACTGTCCGTGTAACTGCCGCTCCTTCAGATAACTCACCTGCAGGTAAGGAAACCATCGAATTTGACGCTGTAGTTCGCATCGACACCCCTGGTGAAGCTGACTACTACCGTAATGGTGGAATCCTTCAGTACGTGCTGCGTTCGCTCGTCGCTTAG
- a CDS encoding DUF3159 domain-containing protein translates to MAGKSGLSSIALNPEGAGEGKHPLWAAMGGWLGIVETVVPGLIFVVVLAITRDPWLAIGISVAVSVLFTAYRLIRRQAVTQALVGLAGVVVSAVLALLTNRPEDNFVPGLFTNAAYSVVLLVSILATWPIIGVAVGLIRGEGFSWRKNKHHLRVYSAVTAIWFGMFALRLIVQYPLYLAGNVEGLATAKLLLGLPLYVPVLALTWLIVRSLYREKTSSS, encoded by the coding sequence ATGGCCGGAAAATCAGGTCTTTCTTCAATTGCTCTGAATCCTGAAGGGGCTGGAGAGGGCAAACATCCACTGTGGGCCGCAATGGGCGGATGGCTAGGAATTGTTGAGACAGTTGTTCCTGGTCTTATTTTTGTCGTCGTTTTAGCAATAACTCGCGATCCTTGGCTCGCGATCGGAATCTCTGTGGCCGTCTCAGTCTTATTCACTGCATATCGATTGATTCGCAGACAAGCTGTTACCCAGGCTCTGGTTGGTTTAGCTGGTGTGGTCGTTTCTGCAGTCTTGGCTCTATTGACTAATCGACCTGAAGATAATTTCGTCCCTGGGCTCTTCACTAATGCGGCATATTCAGTCGTGTTATTGGTTTCGATCCTTGCTACATGGCCGATTATCGGTGTTGCAGTTGGTCTGATTCGTGGCGAAGGTTTTTCTTGGCGAAAGAATAAGCATCATTTGCGTGTCTACAGCGCAGTTACAGCCATCTGGTTTGGCATGTTCGCACTGAGGCTTATCGTTCAGTATCCGCTGTATCTTGCTGGCAACGTTGAAGGTTTGGCTACCGCAAAACTACTTCTCGGTCTTCCGCTTTATGTTCCTGTTCTCGCACTGACATGGCTCATCGTTCGTTCGCTCTACCGTGAAAAAACCTCAAGTTCATAG
- a CDS encoding DUF3710 domain-containing protein → MSESISEAKSAPTDRSTLGPFDESEVSGVRPYVDLGSIKLIPREGLNLRLEVEDGTGRVIAVALDFQGSTLQVQVFASTRSGGLWHEVRHQLSEQIAAQGGSVTEGLTEIGPDLLTRVPAMVEGKQVFQDVCFIGVDGPRWFLRGVIAGPAAVETDKRATMIELFRDIVVVRGQQPVPPRELLPLRVPEQASGATPTGA, encoded by the coding sequence ATGAGTGAATCAATTTCTGAAGCAAAAAGTGCTCCGACAGATAGAAGCACGCTGGGACCTTTTGACGAATCTGAAGTTAGTGGCGTTCGCCCATATGTTGATCTTGGTTCTATCAAGCTCATCCCTCGTGAGGGACTTAATCTCCGACTTGAGGTCGAAGATGGAACCGGTCGTGTTATTGCGGTTGCTCTTGATTTTCAGGGCTCAACCCTCCAAGTTCAGGTTTTTGCCTCCACGCGCTCTGGTGGTTTGTGGCACGAAGTACGTCACCAACTCTCTGAGCAGATTGCAGCTCAAGGTGGTTCGGTTACAGAGGGACTGACCGAAATTGGTCCAGATTTGTTGACTCGCGTTCCTGCGATGGTTGAGGGCAAGCAAGTCTTCCAAGATGTGTGCTTCATTGGTGTGGATGGGCCACGCTGGTTCCTTCGCGGTGTGATTGCTGGACCTGCTGCTGTGGAAACAGACAAGAGGGCAACAATGATTGAACTCTTCCGAGACATTGTTGTTGTTCGTGGACAACAGCCAGTTCCACCTCGTGAATTACTGCCGCTTCGTGTTCCTGAACAAGCCTCTGGTGCTACACCTACAGGCGCCTAA
- the dut gene encoding dUTP diphosphatase: protein MDQTIEVLINAETIPTYSHPGDAGADLSSAENLFLHPGERATVATGVSIALPAGFVVFVVPRSGLAAKHGITVVNSPGTVDAGYRGELKVTLLNTDLREPFTINKGDRIAQMIVMPVVQARFIPVDKLPESERGESGFGSTGIAHRTEQAQ, encoded by the coding sequence GTGGACCAAACAATTGAAGTTCTCATTAATGCTGAGACCATCCCCACTTACTCTCATCCCGGAGACGCAGGAGCAGATTTATCCTCTGCGGAAAATTTATTTCTGCATCCTGGAGAGCGAGCAACTGTTGCCACAGGAGTCTCAATTGCACTTCCTGCTGGGTTTGTTGTGTTTGTTGTTCCTCGTTCTGGATTGGCCGCAAAACACGGAATTACCGTAGTTAATTCACCGGGAACAGTTGATGCGGGATACCGCGGCGAGCTCAAAGTAACGTTGCTCAATACCGACCTGCGTGAGCCATTTACGATAAACAAGGGTGATCGCATTGCCCAAATGATTGTGATGCCAGTGGTCCAAGCTCGTTTTATTCCGGTTGACAAACTGCCGGAAAGTGAACGCGGCGAGTCTGGTTTCGGATCTACCGGAATTGCTCACAGAACGGAACAAGCCCAATGA